One Drosophila virilis strain 15010-1051.87 chromosome 5, Dvir_AGI_RSII-ME, whole genome shotgun sequence DNA window includes the following coding sequences:
- the ACC gene encoding acetyl-CoA carboxylase isoform X2, with protein MWTRRLTLTLALGQGANKMCRRCRCTGHNSSVIAATATTSSAISTTTKGSDQQQKQRFPKSCIKKVKFSSESLKSDVDGLCEQLKESVLTDLSNFNNNNNNNNNIDVKYNNKMSEQEATTSAETTQSAPTDGERPSFLVGDEIDEKEAIEAGEAGDEFPQKMQSDVCQNGDIAERRKRLRPSMSRTGLGQDRHQDRDFHIATTEEFVKRFGGTRVINRVLIANNGIAAVKCMRSIRRWSYEMFKNERAVRFVVMVTPEDLKANAEYIKMADHYVPVPGGSNNNNYANVELIVDIALRTQVQAVWAGWGHASENPKLPELLHKEGLVFLGPPERAMWALGDKVASSIVAQTAEIPTLPWSGSDLKAQYSGKKIKISSELFARGCVTNVEQGLAAVAKIGFPVMIKASEGGGGKGIRRVDTTEEFPGLFRQVQAEVPGSPIFVMKLASGARHLEVQLLADQYGNAISLFGRDCSIQRRHQKIIEEAPAIVAQPEVFEDMEKAAVRLAKMVGYVSAGTVEYLYDPEGRYFFLELNPRLQVEHPCTEMVADVNLPACQLQIGMGIPLYRLKDIRLLYGESPWGSSVIDFENPPNKPRPSGHVIAARITSENPDEGFKPSSGTVQELNFRSSKNVWGYFSVAASGGLHEFADSQFGHCFSWGENRQQARENLVIALKELSIRGDFRTTVEYLITLLETNRFLENSIDTAWLDALIAERMQSEKPDILLGVMCGALHIADRHITEAFTSFQTSLEKGQIQAANTLSNVVDVELINGGLRYKVQAAKSGHNSYFLLMNNSFKEIEVHRLSDGGLLISLEGASYTTYMKEEVDRYRIVIGNQTCVFEKENDPSLLRSPSAGKLINMLVEDGAHVAKGQAFAEIEVMKMVMTLTSQEAGTVTFVRRPGAVLDAGSLLGHLELDDPSLVTKAQPCKSQFPQPENAPVPEKLNRVHNTYKAILENTLAGYCLPEPYNAQRLRDIIEKFMQSLRDPSLPLLELQEVIASISGRIPISVEKKIRKLMTLYERNITSVLAQFPSQQIASVIDSHAATLQKRADRDVFFLTTQSIVQLVQRYRNGIRGRMKAAVHELLRQYYDVESQFQHGHYDKCVGLVREHNKDDMLTVVNTIFSHSQVAKKNLLVTLLIDHLWANEPGLTDELANTLSELTSLNRAEHSRVALRSRQVLIAAHQPAYELRHNQMESIFLSAVDMYGHDFHPENLQRLILSETSIFDILHDFFYHSNRAVCNAALEVYVRRAYTSYELTCLQHLELSGGLPLVHFQFLLPTAHPNRLFSRMSSPEGLDQAIATETMGSSFVRTGAIAAFDSFEHFSMYSDEILDLLEDFVSPALVSAKVLEAVEAADSISDSRHSTSINVSLSDPITRANAAEEAKSTEPIHIISVAVRETGEMDDVQMSQIFGNYCMEHNKELFQRRIRRITFAALKKRQFPKFFTYRARDKFEEDRIYRHLEPASAFHLELNRMKTYDLEALPTANQKMHLYLGRAKVSKGQEVTDFRFFIRSIIRHSDLITKEASFEYLQNEGERVLLEAMDELEVAFSHPDAKRTDCNHIFLNFVPTVIMDPAKIEESVTKMIMRYGPRLWKLRVLQAELKMVIRQSPQSPTQAVRLCIANDSGYFLDISMYTEQTEPETGIIKFRAYGDKQGSLHGHPISSPYMTKDFLQQKRFQAQSNGTTYVYDVPDMFRQMTERHWKEFSKARPTVDIRIPDKILLECKELVLEDDNLVELQRLPGENNCGMVAWRIVLATPEYPAGREIIVIANDLTYLIGSFGIKEDVLFAKASQLARKLKVPRIYISVNSGARIGLAEEVKAMFRIAWEDPEEPDKGFKYLYLSTEDYAKVANLNSVRAILIEDEGEQRYKITDIIGKDDGLGVENLRYAGLIAGETSQAYEEIVTIAMVTCRTIGIGSYVVRLGQRVIQIDNSHIILTGYAALNKLLGRKVYASNNQLGGVQIMFNNGVTHKTEAIDLDGVYTILDWLSYIPAYIGCDLPIIMPSDQIDRPVDFMPTKSPYDPRWMLAGRVNPVNANEWENGFFDRDSWNEIMAPWAKTVVTGRARLGGVPVGVIAVETRTVEVEMPADPANLDSEAKTLQQAGQVWYPDSSYKTAQAIKDFGREELPLIVFANWRGFSGGMKDMYEQIVKFGAYIVDGLREYKKPVLIYLPPNAELRGGAWAVLDSLINPRYMETYADPEARGGVLEPEGIVEIKYKEKDLVKTIHRLDHTTIGLKREHDEAVAAGDKVKAAQLDEKIKARIAVLMHVYHTVAVHFADLHDTPERMLEKECISEIVPWRESRRWLYWRLRRLLLEDAYIKKILRAQDNLSVGQAKQMLRRWLVEDKGATEAYLWDKNEEMVSWYQEQTNAESIVSKNISSVRRDAIISTISKMLEDCPDVALDAVVGLCQGLTPVNRGVVVRTLAQMQLNEESSANTQG; from the exons ATGTGGACCCGGAGACTGACGCTGACGTTGGCGCTGGGCCAAGGAGCTAACAAGATGTGCAGACGATGCCGATGCACAGGGC ACAACTCCAGCGTAATTGcggctacagcaacaacatcgtCAGCGAtaagtacaacaacaaaaggcagcgaccagcagcagaagcaacggTTTCCGAAGTCTTGCATTAAAAAGGTGAAATTCTCCAGCGAGAGCCTCAAGTCGGATGTTGATGGCCTCTGCGAGCAGTTAAAGGAGAGCGTTTTAACAGATTTGAGtaattttaataacaataacaacaacaacaacaacattgacgttaaatacaacaacaaaatgagcGAACAGGAGGCAACGACAAGCGCGGAAACAACACAGTCCGCGCCTACGGACGGCGAACGCCCCAGTTTTCTG GTGGGCGACGAAATTGATGAGAAGGAGGCCATCGAAGCGGGCGAAGCGGGCGATGAATTCCCGCAGAAAATGCAAAGCGATGTCTGCCAAAATGGCGACATTGCGGAACGTCGCAAGCGTCTGAG ACCCAGCATGTCGCGCACTGGCCTCGGCCAGGATCGTCATCAGGATCGGGACTTTCATATTGCCACCACGGAGGAGTTTGTGAAGCGCTTCGGGGGCACGCGTGTCATCAATCGGGTTCTCATCGCCAATAACGGAATTGCGGCGGTCAAGTGCATGCGCTCGATCCGCCGCTGGTCCTACGAGATGTTCAAGAACGAACGGGCGGTACGATTTGTGGTTATGGTCACGCCCGAGGATCTCAAGGCGAACGCGGAGTACATCAAAATGGCCGATCATTATGTGCCTGTGCCCGGTggatccaacaacaacaactatgccAATGTCGAGCTCATTGTGGATATCGCACTTCGCACTCAAGTGCAG GCTGTGTGGGCTGGCTGGGGTCATGCGTCGGAAAATCCCAAACTGCCGGAGCTGTTGCACAAGGAGGGTCTGGTGTTTCTCGGCCCGCCGGAGCGTGCGATGTGGGCACTGGGCGATAAGGTGGCCTCCTCGATTGTGGCCCAAACGGCGGAGATACCCACATTGCCGTGGTCCGGCTCCGATCTGAAGGCACAGTACAGCGGCAAGAAGATTAAAATATCCAGTGAACTCTTTGCACGCGGCTGTGTCACCAATGTGGAGCAGGGCCTGGCCGCCGTTGCCAAGATTG GCTTTCCGGTGATGATTAAAGCTTCGGAGGGAGGCGGCGGCAAGGGCATTCGTCGCGTGGACACCACCGAGGAGTTTCCGGGCCTGTTCCGTCAGGTGCAGGCCGAGGTGCCCGGTTCGCCCATATTTGTGATGAAGCTGGCGAGCGGTGCACGGCATTTGGAggtgcagctgctggcggATCAGTATGGCAATGCGATCAGTTTGTTTGGACGCGATTGTTCCATACAGCGACGCCATCAGAAGATCATCGAGGAGGCGCCGGCAATTGTCGCACAGCCGGAGGTCTTCGAGGACATGGAAAAGGCAGCTGTGCGTCTCGCCAAAATGGTGGGTTATGTCAGCGCCGGCACGGTCGAGTATCTGTACGATCCGGAGGGCAGATACTTCTTCCTGGAGCTTAATCCGCGTCTGCAAGTGGAGCATCCGTGCACGGAAATGGTAGCCGATGTGAATTTGCCCGCCTGTCAGCTCCAAATCGGCATGGGCATACCCCTGTACCGGCTCAAGGATATACGTCTGCTCTATGGCGAATCGCCGTGGGGCTCGTCCGTCATTGACTTTGAGAATCCGCCAAATAAGCCGCGCCCGTCGGGCCATGTCATTGCCGCACGCATCACCTCCGAGAATCCGGACGAGGGCTTCAAGCCAAGCTCTGGCACCGTGCAGGAGCTCAACTTCCGCTCCAGCAAAAATGTCTGGGGCTACTTCAGCGTAGCTGCCTCGGGTGGCCTGCACGAGTTTGCGGACTCGCAGTTCGGCCATTGCTTCTCCTGGGGCGAGAATCGTCAGCAGGCGCGCGAGAATCTTGTGATTGCCCTAAAGGAGCTGTCCATTCGCGGTGATTTCCGCACAACAGTCGAGTATCTGATTACGCTGCTCGAGACGAATCGTTTCCTTGAAAATAGCATAGACACCGCCTGGCTGGATGCGCTGATCGCGGAGCGTATGCAGTCCGAGAAACCGGACATTCTGCTGGGCGTCATGTGCGGCGCGCTGCACATTGCGGATCGCCACATAACGGAGGCATTCACCAGTTTCCAGACATCGCTGGAGAAGGGTCAAATCCAGGCCGCCAACACGCTGAGCAACGTGGTGGACGTGGAGCTCATTAACGGCGGGCTGCGCTACAAGGTGCAGGCGGCGAAGAGCGGACACAATTCCTATTTTCTGCTGATGAACAACTCGTTCAAGGAGATCGAGGTGCATCGTCTGTCCGACGGCGGGCTGCTCATCTCGCTGGAGGGCGCCTCGTACACCACCTACATGAAGGAGGAGGTGGATCGCTATCGCATTGTCATCGGCAACCAGACGTGCGTCTTCGAGAAGGAGAACGATCCATCGCTGTTGCGTAGTCCTTCGGCTGGCAAGCTGATCAACATGCTGGTGGAGGACGGCGCACATGTGGCCAAGGGCCAGGCATTTGCTGAAATTGAGGTCATGAAAATGGTGATGACCCTCACCTCCCAGGAGGCGGGCACTGTGACCTTTGTGCGTCGCCCAGGCGCTGTGCTGGATGCGGGCTCTCTGCTCGGCCATCTGGAACTGGATGATCCCTCACTGGTGACCAAGGCGCAGCCCTGCAAGAGCCAATTCCCGCAGCCAGAGAATGCGCCAGTCCCGGAGAAACTGAATCGTGTCCACAACACCTACAAGGCAATCTTGGAGAACACCCTGGCCGGCTACTGTCTGCCCGAGCCCTACAATGCGCAACGCCTCCGGGATATTATTGAGAAGTTTATGCAGAGCCTGCGTGATCcctcgctgccgctgctggagctgcaggAGGTGATCGCTTCGATATCGGGCCGCATACCCATTTCCGTGGAGAAAAAGATACGGAAACTGATGACGCTCTACGAGCGCAACATTACCAGCGTCCTGGCGCAGTTCCCCTCGCAGCAAATCGCCAGCGTCATCGACAGCCACGCGGCAACGCTCCAGAAGCGCGCCGATCGCGACGTCTTCTTCCTGACCACCCAGAGCATTGTGCAGCTGGTGCAGCGCTACAGGAACGGCATACGCGGACGCATGAAGGCTGCCGTCCATGAGCTGTTGCGTCAATACTACGACGTGGAGTCACAGTTCCAGCACGGACATTACGACAAGTGCGTCGGTCTGGTGCGCGAGCACAACAAGGACGACATGCTGACGGTGGTCAATACGATATTCTCGCACTCGCAGGTGGCCAAAAAGAATCTGCTGGTCACGCTGCTCATCGATCATCTGTGGGCCAACGAGCCGGGGCTCACCGACGAGCTGGCCAACACGCTCAGCGAGCTGACCTCCCTCAACCGGGCGGAGCATTCCCGTGTGGCATTGCGTTCGCGCCAGGTGCTCATTGCCGCCCATCAGCCGGCCTATGAGCTGCGTCACAACCAGATGGAATCTATTTTTCTGTCGGCCGTCGATATGTATGGCCACGATTTCCATCCGGAGAATTTGCAGCGTTTAATCCTGTCGGAGACATCCATCTTCGATATACTGCACGACTTCTTCTATCACTCCAATCGGGCTGTCTGCAATGCCGCCCTCGAGGTCTATGTGAGACGCGCCTACACCTCGTACGAGCTGACCTGCCTGCAGCATTTGGAGCTGTCCGGCGGCTTGCCGCTGGTGCATTTCCAATTTCTGCTGCCAACGGCGCATCCGAATCGTTTGTTCTCGCGCATGAGCTCGCCGGAGGGCCTGGATCAGGCGATAGCTACCGAAACGATGGGCAGCTCCTTTGTGCGAACCGGTGCGATTGCTGCCTTTGATTCGTTCGAGCATTTCTCTATGTATTCGGATGAGATCCTTGATCTGTTGGAAGATTTCGTTTCACCAGCGCTGGTTAGCGCCAAGGTCTTGGAGGCGGTCGAGGCGGCCGATTCCATATCGGACAGTCGTCACAGCACCTCCATCAATGTCTCACTCTCGGATCCCATCACGCGTGCCAATGCCGCCGAGGAGGCCAAATCCACGGAGCCCATACACATCATCAGCGTTGCTGTGCGGGAGACGGGCGAAATGGACGATGTGCAAATGTCACAGATCTTCGGCAACTATTGCATGGAGCACAACAAGGAACTGTTCCAGCGACGCATACGTCGCATCACCTTTGCCGCGCTCAAGAAGCGCCAGTTCCCCAAGTTCTTTACGTATCGCGCCCGCGACAAGTTCGAGGAGGATCGCATCTACAGACATTTGGAGCCGGCATCCGCTTTCCATTTGGAGCTGAATCGCATGAAGACCTATGATCTGGAGGCCTTGCCGACGGCCAATCAGAAGATGCACCTGTATTTGGGCAGGGCCAAGGTGTCCAAGGGTCAAGAGGTCACCGATTTCCGTTTCTTTATACGTTCCATTATCCGGCACTCGGACCTGATCACCAAGGAGGCCTCCTTTGAGTATCTGCAAAACGAGGGCGAGCGTGTGCTGCTCGAGGCCATGGACGAGCTGGAGGTGGCATTCTCTCATCCGGATGCCAAACGCACCGATTGCAATCACATATTCCTCAACTTTGTGCCCACTGTCATTATGGATCCCGCGAAAATCGAAGAGTCTGTCACCAAGATGATCATGCGCTATGGACCGCGTCTGTGGAAGCTGCGCGTGCTCCAAGCTGAGCTCAAGATGGTCATCCGGCAGTCACCCCAATCGCCCACGCAGGCGGTGCGTCTGTGCATAGCCAACGATTCCGGCTACTTCCTGGACATCTCCATGTATACGGAACAAACCGAACCCGAAACGGGCATC ATCAAGTTTAGGGCCTATGGCGATAAGCAGGGCTCGTTGCATGGCCATCCCATCTCATCGCCGTACATGACCAAGGACTTTTTGCAGCAGAAACGCTTCCAGGCGCAATCCAATGGCACCACCTATGTCTACGATGTGCCCGACATGTTCCGCCAGATGACCGAGCGTCATTGGAAGGAGTTCTCCAAGGCGCGTCCCACTGTGGATATACGCATACCCGATAAGATTCTGCTCGAGTGCAAGGAGCTGGTGCTGGAGGACGATAATCTGGTCGAGCTGCAGCGTTTGCCGGGCGAAAATAAT TGTGGCATGGTTGCTTGGCGTATTGTGCTGGCCACACCCGAGTATCCGGCTGGTCGCGAGATTATAGTGATTGCCAACGATCTGACCTATTTGATTGGCTCCTTTGGCATCAAGGAGGATGTGCTCTTTGCCAAGGCATCCCAGCTGGCCCGCAAACTCAAAGTGCCTCGT ATCTACATCTCCGTTAACAGCGGCGCGCGCATTGGTCTTGCCGAGGAGGTGAAAGCCATGTTTAGAATAGCCTGGGAGGATCCCGAAGAGCCCGACAAGGGCTTCAAATATCTATACCTGTCCACAGAGGATTACGCCAAGGTGGCCAATCTGAATTCGGTGCGTGCCATACTCATCGAGGATGAGGGCGAGCAACGCTACAAGATCACCGATATCATTGGCAAAGACGACGGTCTGGGCGTTGAGAATCTGCGCTACGCTGGCCTCATTGCCGGCGAGACATCGCAGGCATACGAGGAGATCGTGACCATTGCAATGGTCACCTGCCGCACCATTGGCATTGGCTCCTATGTGGTGCGTCTGGGTCAACGTGTCATACAGATTGACAACTCGCATATTATTCTCACAGGTTATGCTGCTCTGAACAAG CTACTCGGCCGCAAGGTTTATGCCTCGAATAACCAGCTTGGTGGCGTCCAGATCATGTTCAACAATGGCGTCACCCACAAGACGGAAGCCATCGATTTGGATGGCGTCTACACAATACTCGACTGGCTCTCCTACATTCCCGCCTACATTGGCTGTGATCTGCCCATCATTATGCCCAGCGATCAAATTGATCGTCCTGTCGATTTCATGCCCACCAAATCACCCTATGATCCGCGCTGGATGCTCGCCGGTCGTGTGAATCCTGTAAATGCCAATGAATGGGAAAATGGTTTCTTCGATCGCGATTCTTGGAACGAGATCATGGCGCCATGGGCTAAAACCGTGGTCACGGGTCGCGCCCGTTTGGGTGGTGTGCCCGTCGGCGTTATAGCCGTGGAGACGCGCACTGTGGAGGTGGAAATGCCCGCCGATCCGGCCAATTTGGATTCGGAAGCCAAGACACTGCAGCAGGCAGGTCAGGTATGGTATCCGGATTCATCGTACAAGACGGCACAGGCTATCAAGGATTTCGGACGCGAGGAGCTGCCATTGATTGTGTTCGCCAACTGGCGAGGCTTCTCCGGCGGCATGAAGGACATGTACGAACAGATTGTCAAATTTGGCGCATACATTGTCGATGGCCTGCGGGAGTACAAGAAGCCGGTGCTCATCTATTTGCCACCCAATGCTGAGCTGCGTGGCGGCGCTTGGGCTGTGCTCGATTCGCTCATCAATCCGCGTTATATGGAAACATATGCCGATCCAGAAGCGCGCGGCGGTGTGCTCGAGCCCGAGGGCATTGTGGAGATCAAGTACAAAGAAAAGGATCTCGTCAAGACAATACATCGCCTGGATCACACCACAATTGGG CTAAAGCGCGAGCACGACGAAGCGGTGGCCGCTGGTGATAAGGTCAAGGCGGCGCAGCTGGATGAGAAGATCAAGGCGCGCATCGCGGTGCTGATGCATGTTTATCACACAGTCGCCGTGCACTTTGCCGATCTGCACGATACGCCGGAGCGTATGCTGGAGAAGGAGTGCATCAGCGAAATTGTGCCCTGGCGCGAATCACGTCGCTGGCTCTACTGGCGACTGCGTCGGCTGCTGCTCGAGGATGCGTACATCAAGAAGATACTGCGCGCGCAGGATAATCTCTCTGTGGGTCAAGCCAAGCAGATGCTCCGTCGCTGGCTGGTTGAGGATAAGGGCGCCACCGAG GCCTATTTGTGGGACAAGAATGAGGAAATGGTATCCTGGTATCAGGAGCAAACAAATGCCGAATCGATTGTGTCCAAAAATATCAGCTCTGTGAGGCGGGATGCCATCATCTCCACAATATCCAAAATGCTAGAG GACTGTCCGGATGTGGCGCTGGACGCTGTTGTTGGCCTCTGCCAAGGCCTCACGCCAGTGAATCGCGGTGTTGTGGTGCGCACGTTGGCACAAATGCAGTTAAACGAGGAGTCCTCCGCGAATACCCAAGGATGA
- the Nup44A gene encoding nucleoporin seh1, with protein MFDVEPIIADHKDVIHDVVFDYYGRRMATCSSDQTVKIWDEDEQGKWSVTSSWKAHSGSIWRVSWANPEFGQVIATCSFDRTASVWEEIMGEKASTTNAPTRRWVRRTTLVDSRTSVTDVEFAPKYLGLLLATASADGIIRIYEAPDIMNLSQWPVQHEISNKLSLSCLSWNTSTYMVTQLLAAGSDESATPTGKVFIFAYSENARKCVKIETVNDITDPVTDVAFAPNAGRTFHMLAVASKDLYIVNIRGVTDSTGNAKLELQTHKFSEHNCPVWRVCWNMLATMLISTGDDGCVRIWRMNYTRQWICAAVLKAEGSGPTYEPNPATPALATTAAATAKFYKKGTIGNQVPWH; from the exons ATGTTCGATGTGGAGCCAATCATTGCGGACCACAAGGATGTCATACATGATGTAGTGTTCGATTACTATGGACGCCGCATGGCCACTTGCTCCAGCGATCAAACCGTAAag ATATGGGACGAAGACGAGCAGGGCAAGTGGTCTGTGACAAGCAGCTGGAAAGCGCATTCCGGTTCCATTTGGCGTGTGTCCTGGGCAAatcccgagtttggtcaggtcATAGCTACCTGCTCTTTCGATCGCACTGCCTCCGTTTGGGAGGAAATCATGGGTGAAAAGGCATCCACAACGAATGCACCGACACGACGCTGGGTGCGTCGCACAACGCTCGTCGATTCACGCACAAGCGTTACGGATGTGGAGTTTGCGCCAAAATATCTGggcctgctgctggccaccgCCTCCGCAGACGGCATCATCCGCATCTACGAGGCGCCGGATATCATGAATTTGTCACAGTGGCCCGTGCAGCAtgaaatatcaaataaattgtCGCTCAGCTGCCTGTCATGGAACACATCTACATATATGGTGACCCAGTTGCTTGCG GCCGGCAGCGATGAgtctgccacgcccacggGCAAAGTGTTTATATTTGCGTATAGCGAAAATGCGCGCAAATGTGTAAAAATCGAGACTGTCAATGATATAACCGATCCCGTGACGGATGTGGCATTTGCACCGAACGCTGGACGCACATTTCACATGCTCGCCGTTGCCAGCAAGGATCTCTACATAGTGAACATACGCGGCGTCAC CGATTCGACGGGCAATGCCAAATTGGAGCTGCAAACGCATAAGTTTAGCGAGCACAACTGCCCCGTTTGGCGTGTCTGCTGGAACATGCTGGCCACTATGCTAATCTCCACCGGTGACGATGGTTGCGTGCGCATTTGGCGCATGAACTACACACGTCAATGGATATGCGCCGCTGTGCTCAAAGCCGAGGGCAGCGGACCCACATATGAGCCAAATCCGGCGACGCCGGCGCTGGCAACAACCGCCGCGGCCACGGCAAAGTTCTACAAAAAAGGCACCATTGGCAACCAGGTGCCATGGCACTaa